A stretch of the Mycoplasmoides genitalium G37 genome encodes the following:
- a CDS encoding FAD-dependent oxidoreductase, whose amino-acid sequence MKKVIVIGINHAGTSFIRTLLSKSKDFKVNAYDRNTNISFLGCGIALAVSGVVKNTDDLFYSNPEELKQMGANIFMSHDVTNIDLIKKQVTVRDLTSNKEFTDQFDQLVIASGAWPICMNVENKVTHKPLEFNYTDKYCGNVKNLISCKLYQHALTLIDSFRKDKTIKSVAIVGSGYIGLELAEAAWLCKKQVTVIDLLDKPAGNNFDHEFTDELEKVMQKDGLKLMMGCSVKGFVVDSTNNVVKGVETDKGIVNADLVIQSIGFRPSTKFVPKDQNFEFIHNGSIKVNEFLQALNHKDVYVIGGCAAIYNAASEQYENIDLATNAVKSGLVAAMHIIGSNQVKLQSIVGTNALHIFGLNLAACGLTEQRAKKLGFDVGISVVDDNDRPEFMGSYDKVRFKLVYDKKTLRILGAQLLSWNTNHSEIIFYIALAIQKQMLLTELGLVDVYFLPHYNKPFNFVLATVLQALGFSYYIPKK is encoded by the coding sequence ATGAAAAAAGTGATTGTGATTGGAATAAATCACGCTGGTACTAGTTTTATTAGAACTTTACTTTCAAAAAGTAAGGACTTTAAGGTTAACGCTTATGATAGAAACACAAACATCTCGTTTCTGGGGTGTGGAATTGCACTTGCTGTTAGTGGTGTTGTTAAAAACACTGATGATCTTTTCTATTCCAACCCTGAGGAGTTGAAACAGATGGGCGCTAACATCTTTATGAGTCATGATGTTACTAACATTGATCTAATCAAAAAACAGGTAACAGTTAGAGATTTAACATCAAATAAAGAGTTCACTGATCAGTTTGATCAACTAGTAATCGCTTCAGGAGCATGACCTATATGTATGAATGTTGAAAACAAGGTGACACACAAGCCTTTGGAGTTTAACTACACTGACAAATATTGTGGTAATGTTAAGAACTTAATTAGCTGTAAGTTATACCAACATGCACTTACCTTAATCGATAGTTTTCGTAAAGATAAAACCATTAAATCAGTTGCTATTGTTGGTTCTGGTTACATTGGCTTGGAACTTGCTGAAGCAGCTTGGTTATGCAAAAAGCAAGTAACAGTAATTGACTTACTTGATAAGCCTGCTGGTAATAACTTTGATCATGAGTTTACTGATGAACTTGAAAAAGTGATGCAAAAAGATGGGTTAAAACTAATGATGGGTTGCAGTGTTAAGGGCTTTGTTGTTGATAGTACAAACAACGTTGTCAAAGGAGTTGAAACTGATAAGGGAATAGTAAATGCAGACCTTGTGATCCAATCAATTGGGTTTAGACCTAGCACTAAGTTTGTTCCTAAAGATCAAAACTTTGAGTTTATTCACAACGGTTCAATTAAAGTTAATGAATTTCTCCAAGCACTAAATCATAAGGATGTTTATGTCATTGGGGGTTGTGCTGCTATTTACAATGCTGCTAGTGAACAGTATGAAAACATCGATCTTGCTACCAATGCAGTAAAGAGTGGATTAGTAGCTGCGATGCATATCATTGGTAGTAACCAAGTTAAACTCCAATCTATCGTTGGCACCAATGCACTCCATATCTTTGGTTTAAATTTAGCAGCATGTGGATTAACTGAACAGCGTGCTAAGAAGTTAGGTTTTGATGTTGGCATATCAGTTGTTGATGACAATGATCGTCCTGAGTTTATGGGCAGTTATGACAAGGTGCGTTTTAAACTTGTATATGACAAGAAAACCCTAAGAATTTTAGGAGCACAACTCCTTTCTTGGAATACCAATCACAGTGAGATTATTTTCTATATTGCACTTGCAATCCAAAAGCAGATGTTACTAACTGAACTGGGTTTAGTGGATGTTTATTTTCTTCCACATTACAACAAACCGTTTAACTTTGTGTTAGCAACTGTTTTACAAGCACTTGGTTTTAGCTATTACATTCCTAAAAAATAG
- a CDS encoding RelA/SpoT family protein: MATIQEIECDFLAKIAQKFTNAEIELINKAFYHAKTWHENQKRLSGEPFFIHPLRTALSLVEWNMDPITICAGLLHDIIEDTDQTEANIAMIFSKEIAELVTKVTKITNESKKQRHLKNKKENLNLKSFVNIAINSQQEINVMVLKLADRLDNIASIEFLPIEKQKVIAKETLELYAKIAGRIGMYPVKTKLADLSFKVLDLKNYDNTLSKINKQKVFYDNEWDNFKQQLKKILAQNQIEYQLESRIKGIYSTYKKLTVHEQNISKIHDLFAIRLITKSELDCYHILGLIHLNFLIDSKYFKDYIASPKQNLYQSIHTTVRLKGLNVEIQIRTQQMDNVSKFGLASHWIYKEQKEGLLAPALQLNYLVTKQKHSHDFLKRIFGTDIIKINVSASHEPNVIKQINVDSNNKLLDIAFENYPKQFAKLTKIEIDGVEINSFDTSVENEMLIEFYFGKNNNLKSKWIRYMNNPIYREKVKKSLAKLAKSGRYSELAFYEKELGEKQLKLASETEIQKRLNTLRIKKMSDYLALIECTNFTNDEHLLFLAKNNDKWNKLTKPLKFAFSKVVFHNSYFEQIEGIFITKIVIEPCCSKIPDMPEQVTGILTKNILSVHRYGCKNLQNKKQLKIIPLYWNIQQLKLKPRKFRSYININGVWSEKTINKICQTIINGDGYIEKIIPKINKQKDEFDLNITLFVNNYQQLLTLMDQITTKNISFSWKYL, encoded by the coding sequence ATGGCAACCATTCAGGAAATCGAGTGTGATTTTTTAGCTAAAATAGCACAAAAATTTACTAATGCAGAGATTGAATTAATTAACAAAGCATTCTATCACGCTAAAACTTGGCATGAAAACCAGAAACGGCTTAGCGGTGAACCTTTTTTTATCCATCCTTTAAGAACGGCATTATCACTAGTTGAATGGAACATGGATCCTATCACTATTTGTGCTGGTTTGTTACATGACATCATTGAAGATACAGACCAAACCGAAGCTAATATAGCAATGATTTTTAGCAAAGAAATTGCTGAGCTTGTCACTAAGGTTACAAAGATTACCAATGAATCTAAAAAGCAACGTCATCTCAAAAATAAAAAGGAGAATCTTAACTTAAAAAGCTTTGTTAACATTGCAATCAATTCTCAACAAGAGATAAATGTAATGGTACTAAAACTAGCAGATCGACTTGATAACATCGCTTCCATTGAGTTTCTCCCCATTGAAAAGCAAAAGGTAATTGCAAAAGAAACTTTAGAACTTTATGCAAAGATTGCTGGGAGGATTGGGATGTATCCTGTTAAAACAAAATTAGCAGATCTTTCATTTAAGGTGTTGGATTTAAAAAACTATGATAACACCCTGTCAAAGATTAACAAGCAAAAGGTCTTTTATGACAATGAGTGGGATAACTTCAAACAACAATTAAAAAAAATCTTAGCGCAAAATCAGATAGAATACCAACTTGAAAGTCGGATTAAAGGCATTTACTCTACATATAAAAAACTAACTGTTCATGAACAGAACATCAGTAAGATCCATGATCTTTTTGCTATCCGCTTAATTACTAAATCAGAACTTGATTGTTATCACATCCTTGGTTTAATTCACCTTAATTTTTTAATTGACAGTAAATACTTCAAAGACTATATTGCCTCACCTAAACAAAACCTTTACCAATCAATTCATACCACTGTTCGTTTAAAAGGGTTAAATGTTGAGATCCAAATTAGAACCCAACAGATGGACAATGTTAGTAAGTTTGGCTTAGCTAGTCACTGGATCTACAAAGAACAGAAAGAGGGATTGTTAGCACCTGCTTTGCAACTTAATTACCTAGTGACAAAACAAAAACACTCACATGATTTTCTAAAAAGGATTTTTGGGACTGATATTATCAAGATTAATGTTAGTGCTAGTCATGAACCTAATGTAATTAAGCAAATTAATGTTGATAGCAACAATAAACTCCTTGATATTGCTTTTGAAAACTATCCCAAGCAATTTGCTAAATTAACCAAAATTGAAATTGATGGGGTTGAGATCAATTCTTTTGATACTAGTGTTGAAAATGAGATGCTGATTGAATTTTACTTTGGCAAGAATAACAATTTGAAATCAAAGTGAATTAGGTATATGAATAACCCTATATACCGTGAAAAGGTAAAAAAGAGCTTGGCTAAACTAGCTAAATCTGGTAGATACAGTGAGTTAGCTTTTTATGAAAAAGAACTGGGTGAAAAACAGTTAAAACTTGCTAGTGAAACTGAAATCCAAAAACGCTTAAACACCCTAAGAATTAAAAAAATGAGTGATTACTTAGCGTTAATTGAGTGTACTAACTTTACTAATGATGAACATTTGTTGTTTCTAGCTAAAAACAACGACAAGTGAAATAAACTAACAAAACCACTTAAGTTTGCTTTTTCAAAAGTAGTTTTTCACAACTCTTACTTTGAACAAATTGAAGGTATTTTTATCACCAAAATAGTGATTGAACCATGTTGTAGTAAGATCCCTGATATGCCTGAACAAGTAACTGGTATCTTAACTAAAAACATTTTAAGTGTTCACCGTTATGGTTGTAAGAATTTACAAAATAAAAAGCAGTTAAAAATTATCCCGTTATATTGAAATATCCAGCAGTTAAAACTAAAACCACGTAAGTTTCGCAGTTACATTAACATTAACGGAGTGTGGAGTGAAAAAACCATTAATAAAATCTGTCAAACAATTATTAATGGTGATGGTTATATTGAAAAAATAATTCCCAAGATCAACAAACAAAAAGATGAATTTGATTTAAACATCACCCTTTTTGTTAATAACTACCAACAACTTCTCACCTTAATGGACCAAATTACCACTAAGAATATCAGCTTTAGTTGAAAATACCTTTAG
- a CDS encoding MPN396 family protein, whose amino-acid sequence MRFKKRFSLDWILKIGTILGLVCLGLFGVIFGSYKLLNDSRLGAVFNGSTTTTVYFLNHKSTNNTSLDPQQTKPTNGIENITNIDSFLDGVEKSYANSLFIQGFSSVNITKNTNDKTASELDNIDKSWLVNGGLPSVTLTFEQNREQAKTRQRKRQVDAQVRRNAISSVEHNYQLSLETTDGVVLFDSLDNNFINASIRAVVPQNTSVNSALTFEYKLNKNVVTKESLHTDFLDFINSKNLSSSDYNTGNGQASVEGNGKFFKQNANGTSSSGNKTLVLWKDKQGALNYVRNIFNVVEGSSDYLTFNEREKSLWEFLHAKGSFASGDNLFLNTDANGASPIKKASDITLKNLYYIYAAPNHFSAVASNSNDNNNQNNNNNNNSSDVITVSNSADTRKLRSADSSGFSGLFHNYIISEIRTEDPVSKTGDPVKINPTLQSFLDTNNQRIEYGGNIKFQVGNFLSSDGTYTPPNFVTAATVKELLTNPFPTAATIATAKTSLVNAPLANTITDVSNFASSFIAFGIIVLIAAVLLTLRYKLLGLYKALALGLSVVSSLVIFSAVGGVVDVFSFVGIFFVIAINLINLLNLGELFLRNIRNNASIIESWKLCLKRSFFANLEFHITWLISALVVIYLSNYQVQQLANLMAISAITSYFFSYGISIVLISLFVSSESGANWKLFLYQKDAKALTKTSSNYSLLSSTSDLNTDFFITKNQHDFFLKNNWKFLFVWLILLAIGVVMLVLYLVQPNLLGEFLAADVESSNGIIAGIGIVSLLYLAYCLIRYGVAYCLSYLVSFILLCSGLFAVMYLTNYLFSIDQSTIQLITFVYLFWLFFAAKVSQTTTWTYFYWFKRSLKDKVFIKNLFNDNFNSQWKIDLIESSSLVFIFIIYSGFNFGGIDGNFNLVIFYLIAIVGLFDVATAFLPMFCFGLINGWLSPFNYVHSRLSLKHKKHPFKEIDQIEEQLIAGINSF is encoded by the coding sequence GTGAGGTTCAAAAAGCGCTTTTCTTTGGACTGAATCCTAAAAATAGGAACTATTCTTGGACTTGTTTGTCTGGGTTTGTTTGGTGTTATTTTTGGGAGTTACAAACTGTTAAATGACAGCAGGTTAGGTGCTGTTTTCAACGGTTCTACCACTACAACTGTTTACTTTTTAAACCATAAGTCAACTAACAATACCTCATTAGATCCTCAGCAAACAAAACCAACCAACGGGATTGAAAACATCACTAACATTGATAGCTTTTTAGATGGTGTTGAAAAAAGTTATGCTAACAGTTTATTCATTCAGGGCTTTTCTTCTGTAAACATTACTAAAAACACTAATGATAAAACTGCTAGTGAACTTGACAACATTGACAAGTCCTGATTGGTTAATGGGGGATTACCTTCTGTTACTCTCACCTTTGAACAAAACCGTGAGCAAGCCAAAACCCGCCAAAGAAAAAGACAAGTTGATGCTCAGGTTAGAAGAAATGCAATTAGTTCAGTTGAACACAACTACCAACTTTCACTTGAAACAACTGATGGAGTGGTTTTATTTGATTCACTGGATAATAATTTTATTAATGCTTCCATTAGGGCAGTTGTTCCCCAAAACACTTCTGTAAACAGTGCTTTAACCTTTGAATACAAGTTAAATAAAAATGTAGTTACCAAAGAAAGTTTACACACCGATTTTCTTGATTTTATCAACTCTAAAAACTTATCAAGTTCTGATTATAATACTGGTAATGGGCAAGCTAGTGTTGAGGGCAATGGTAAATTTTTTAAGCAAAATGCGAATGGAACTTCAAGTAGTGGTAATAAAACTTTAGTATTGTGAAAAGATAAACAAGGCGCATTAAACTATGTCCGTAATATCTTTAATGTAGTTGAGGGTAGTAGTGATTATCTCACCTTTAATGAAAGAGAGAAGAGTCTCTGGGAATTTTTACATGCAAAGGGTAGCTTTGCTAGTGGTGATAATCTGTTTTTAAACACTGATGCTAATGGGGCATCTCCTATTAAAAAAGCAAGTGACATTACTCTCAAAAACCTTTATTATATCTACGCTGCTCCTAACCACTTTTCAGCGGTTGCTAGCAACAGTAATGACAATAATAACCAGAATAATAACAATAACAACAATAGTTCAGATGTAATTACAGTTTCAAATAGTGCTGATACAAGAAAGTTAAGGAGTGCAGATAGCAGTGGTTTTTCAGGGTTATTCCATAACTATATTATCAGTGAAATTAGAACTGAAGATCCGGTTAGCAAAACCGGTGATCCTGTTAAGATTAATCCTACTCTACAAAGCTTTTTAGACACTAACAACCAACGGATAGAATATGGTGGTAATATTAAGTTTCAAGTTGGTAATTTCTTGAGTAGTGATGGTACATACACCCCACCAAACTTTGTAACAGCAGCTACTGTTAAAGAGCTTTTAACAAATCCATTTCCCACAGCAGCTACCATTGCAACTGCAAAAACAAGTCTGGTTAACGCTCCACTTGCAAATACCATCACAGATGTTTCTAATTTTGCTTCTAGTTTTATTGCGTTTGGTATCATCGTTCTTATTGCTGCTGTTCTATTAACACTACGATACAAGCTCTTAGGGTTATACAAAGCATTAGCTTTAGGGTTAAGTGTGGTGTCATCACTGGTTATCTTTAGTGCAGTTGGTGGAGTTGTTGATGTCTTTTCTTTTGTGGGCATCTTCTTTGTTATTGCCATCAACCTAATTAATCTCTTGAATTTAGGAGAGTTATTCTTAAGAAATATTAGAAATAATGCTTCTATTATCGAATCGTGAAAACTGTGTTTAAAAAGAAGCTTTTTTGCTAATCTTGAGTTTCACATTACCTGGTTAATTAGTGCTTTAGTTGTTATCTATCTTTCTAATTATCAGGTCCAACAACTAGCTAATTTGATGGCAATATCAGCCATTACTTCTTACTTTTTTAGTTATGGAATCAGCATCGTTTTAATCTCACTGTTTGTCAGTTCAGAATCAGGTGCAAACTGAAAGCTTTTTCTCTATCAGAAGGATGCAAAAGCACTAACTAAAACTTCTAGTAACTATTCACTTTTAAGTTCAACTAGTGACTTGAACACAGACTTTTTTATAACCAAAAACCAACATGATTTCTTTTTGAAAAACAACTGGAAGTTTTTGTTTGTATGGCTAATCTTGTTAGCTATAGGAGTTGTAATGCTAGTTTTATATCTTGTTCAACCTAACCTGTTAGGAGAATTTTTAGCAGCAGATGTTGAATCAAGTAACGGGATTATTGCTGGGATAGGAATAGTTAGTTTACTGTACTTAGCTTATTGTTTGATTAGATATGGTGTTGCTTATTGTTTAAGTTATTTGGTTAGCTTTATCTTGTTATGTAGTGGTTTGTTTGCAGTGATGTATCTAACTAACTATCTGTTTAGTATAGACCAATCAACAATCCAGTTAATTACCTTTGTTTATCTGTTTTGGCTCTTTTTTGCAGCTAAGGTATCACAAACAACAACTTGGACTTACTTTTACTGGTTTAAAAGGAGCTTAAAGGACAAGGTATTTATCAAAAACTTATTTAACGATAACTTCAACTCGCAGTGGAAGATAGATCTGATTGAAAGTTCTAGCTTAGTTTTCATTTTTATTATCTACAGTGGTTTTAACTTTGGTGGGATTGATGGCAACTTTAACCTTGTGATCTTTTATCTAATTGCTATTGTTGGTTTATTTGATGTTGCAACTGCTTTTTTACCAATGTTTTGCTTTGGTTTAATCAATGGTTGACTCAGTCCTTTCAACTATGTTCATTCCCGTTTGAGCTTAAAACACAAAAAACATCCTTTTAAAGAGATTGATCAGATTGAAGAGCAGTTAATTGCAGGAATTAACAGTTTTTAA
- the apt gene encoding adenine phosphoribosyltransferase yields the protein MDQNFKLLDQAIKRFENFPNQGTLFYDITPVFSNPQLFNFVLTQMAQFIKAINAEAIVCPEARGFIFGGALASKTQLPLVLVRKANKLPGQLISASYDLEYRKHAVLEMSTTSLIQANNAKRCVIVDDVLATAGTVAAIDQLLKQLNGETVGYCFLIELKKLNGKAKLQPNVVSKILLHY from the coding sequence ATGGATCAAAACTTTAAGTTGCTTGATCAAGCAATCAAGCGCTTTGAAAATTTTCCCAACCAAGGTACATTGTTTTATGACATTACCCCAGTATTTTCCAATCCCCAACTATTTAATTTTGTGCTAACCCAAATGGCACAGTTTATTAAAGCTATTAATGCAGAAGCGATAGTATGTCCTGAAGCGAGGGGTTTTATCTTTGGGGGAGCATTAGCTTCTAAAACCCAACTCCCGTTAGTATTGGTTAGAAAAGCCAATAAACTCCCAGGGCAATTAATTAGTGCTAGCTATGATTTGGAGTACAGAAAACATGCTGTATTGGAGATGTCAACCACTTCATTAATCCAAGCTAATAATGCTAAAAGGTGTGTTATTGTTGATGATGTACTTGCCACTGCTGGAACAGTTGCTGCTATTGACCAATTACTTAAACAGTTAAATGGTGAAACTGTGGGATATTGCTTTTTAATTGAGCTGAAAAAACTCAATGGTAAAGCTAAGTTACAACCAAATGTGGTTAGCAAGATTTTATTACATTACTAG
- a CDS encoding MG_279/MG_280 family protein codes for MIRLLKKLAVFLIILVGILLLGGIATAGYFAFTYREPINNYYKEGYNKISEYNTEIKKISQNIFQNNLVKTLSEVEKSLNEGRKLTQNNSFASGLDSSLNALEGSLKKINNFDSNAAFTQIKHTLNNITSFVDQMLEKFPNPNQNDDFKRYLTEVSQILFYTGISIIGAFFVSGFLLILFTKKVYGVRVSRFNPQRLLKKHLVLLLRDEEVYDAVFGN; via the coding sequence ATGATTAGACTATTAAAAAAACTTGCAGTTTTTCTTATTATTTTGGTAGGGATTTTATTGTTAGGTGGAATTGCTACTGCTGGTTATTTTGCTTTTACTTACCGTGAACCTATTAACAACTACTATAAAGAGGGATATAACAAGATTAGTGAATATAACACTGAAATTAAAAAGATCTCCCAAAATATCTTCCAAAATAACCTAGTTAAAACACTTTCAGAAGTTGAAAAATCTTTAAACGAAGGGCGAAAATTAACGCAAAACAATTCATTTGCATCAGGATTAGATAGTTCTTTAAATGCACTTGAAGGTTCATTGAAAAAAATTAATAACTTTGATAGTAATGCTGCTTTTACCCAAATTAAACACACATTAAATAACATAACTAGCTTTGTTGATCAAATGCTAGAAAAGTTCCCAAATCCAAACCAAAATGATGATTTTAAGCGGTATTTAACTGAAGTTTCCCAAATCCTTTTCTATACAGGAATCTCAATTATTGGGGCATTTTTTGTTTCTGGTTTTTTATTAATTTTATTTACAAAGAAAGTTTATGGAGTGAGAGTATCACGTTTCAATCCACAACGGCTACTAAAAAAGCACTTAGTTTTACTTTTAAGAGATGAAGAAGTGTATGATGCGGTGTTTGGTAACTAA
- a CDS encoding MG_279/MG_280 family protein: protein MVIFINRFSKTILLFFGMLVFVFLLGFGITALYFRSTAANLYVQARNSIDSSFNSAKAFANALANSANQFSKSSITNNLDQVKKDLEQSLQKVDEYKKNLESQNNLGNISQEKIRELDATKKDLENSKTQLDNFKNNLDKNGTASSSPSVKKQATADGVISAVSEFSTQAQSIVSSYEKIKNNIPSSEQFNNYYDVTMITIVAVSGGMLAILITTIVFSFLTSKKRGLIRFSRFISTEQLADHVNDILDRYPDLEEEVITALDHD, encoded by the coding sequence ATGGTTATTTTTATTAATCGGTTTTCGAAAACCATCTTGCTTTTCTTTGGAATGTTGGTTTTTGTATTTCTGTTAGGGTTTGGTATTACTGCTTTGTATTTTCGTAGTACAGCAGCTAACCTTTATGTTCAAGCTCGTAATTCCATTGATAGTTCTTTCAATTCTGCTAAAGCCTTTGCTAATGCTTTAGCAAATAGTGCTAACCAATTTAGCAAAAGTTCCATTACTAACAATTTAGATCAAGTTAAAAAAGACTTAGAGCAATCTTTACAAAAAGTGGATGAATACAAAAAGAACTTAGAGAGTCAGAACAATCTAGGTAATATTAGTCAAGAAAAGATTAGGGAACTTGATGCAACCAAAAAAGACTTGGAAAACAGTAAAACACAATTAGACAACTTTAAAAATAATCTTGATAAAAATGGTACTGCTAGTTCATCTCCATCTGTAAAAAAACAAGCAACAGCTGATGGTGTAATTAGTGCAGTTAGTGAGTTTTCTACACAAGCACAAAGCATTGTTAGTAGCTATGAAAAGATCAAAAACAACATCCCTTCTTCTGAACAGTTCAATAATTATTATGATGTCACAATGATAACCATTGTTGCTGTATCAGGTGGGATGTTAGCAATTTTGATTACAACCATTGTCTTTTCCTTTTTAACTTCTAAAAAAAGAGGATTGATCAGGTTTTCAAGATTTATTAGTACTGAACAGTTAGCTGATCATGTTAATGATATCTTAGATCGTTATCCTGATTTGGAAGAGGAAGTGATAACAGCATTAGACCATGATTAG
- the pdhA gene encoding pyruvate dehydrogenase (acetyl-transferring) E1 component subunit alpha, with protein sequence MAILIKNKVPTTLYQVYDNEGKLIDPNHKITLTDEQLKHAYYLMNLSRMMDKKMLVWQRAGKMLNFAPNLGEEALQVGMGLGLNENDWVCPTFRSGALMLYRGVKPEQLLLYWNGNEKGSQIDAKYKTLPINITIGAQYSHAAGLGYMLHYKKQPNVAVTMIGDGGTAEGEFYEAMNIASIHKWNTVFCINNNQFAISTRTKLESAVSDLSVKAIACGIPRVRVDGNDLIASYEAMQDAANYARGGNGPVLIEFFSYRQGPHTTSDDPSIYRTKQEEEEGMKSDPVKRLRNFLFDRSILNQAQEEEMFSKIEQEIQAAYEKMVLDTPVSVDEVFDYNYQELTPELVEQKQIAKKYFKD encoded by the coding sequence ATGGCAATCTTGATTAAAAATAAAGTTCCAACTACCCTTTATCAGGTTTATGATAATGAGGGTAAATTAATTGATCCTAACCACAAAATTACCCTAACTGATGAACAGTTAAAACACGCTTATTACTTAATGAACTTGAGTAGAATGATGGACAAAAAGATGTTAGTTTGACAGCGTGCTGGTAAGATGTTAAACTTCGCTCCTAATTTGGGAGAGGAAGCTTTACAGGTTGGAATGGGATTAGGTTTAAATGAAAATGATTGGGTTTGTCCTACGTTTCGTAGTGGGGCTTTAATGTTGTATCGTGGGGTAAAACCAGAACAACTTTTACTCTACTGAAATGGTAATGAAAAAGGTAGTCAGATAGATGCTAAATACAAAACTTTACCTATTAACATCACCATTGGTGCTCAGTATTCCCATGCTGCTGGATTAGGTTACATGTTGCACTATAAAAAGCAACCTAATGTTGCTGTTACTATGATTGGTGATGGAGGTACAGCTGAAGGGGAATTTTATGAAGCGATGAACATTGCAAGCATCCACAAGTGAAACACTGTTTTTTGTATTAACAACAATCAGTTTGCTATCTCAACAAGAACTAAACTTGAATCTGCTGTTAGTGATCTAAGCGTTAAAGCAATAGCATGTGGGATCCCAAGGGTAAGGGTTGATGGTAATGATCTAATTGCTAGTTATGAAGCGATGCAAGATGCTGCTAATTACGCTAGAGGTGGTAATGGACCAGTCTTAATTGAGTTCTTCAGCTACCGGCAAGGTCCTCACACCACTTCAGATGACCCTTCTATCTACAGAACCAAACAAGAAGAGGAGGAGGGAATGAAGAGTGATCCAGTGAAGCGGTTGCGAAACTTCTTGTTTGATAGATCAATTCTTAACCAAGCTCAAGAAGAAGAGATGTTCAGCAAAATTGAACAGGAAATCCAAGCTGCTTATGAAAAGATGGTACTAGATACTCCTGTATCAGTAGATGAGGTGTTTGATTACAACTATCAAGAATTAACCCCTGAACTAGTTGAACAGAAACAGATTGCAAAAAAATACTTTAAAGACTAA